One region of Brevinematales bacterium genomic DNA includes:
- the cas4 gene encoding CRISPR-associated protein Cas4 produces the protein MEVNGTLIWYYTICKREAWLIGHRIVPDQKDNRIMMGRHIHKYFFSREKAKEVLIDNTIKVDLVKGRRLIVEIKKSSKFIDSTRWQLLFYLYYLKHKKGVVMEGEISIPDEKKRVLVRLSEESEKEIEKIIGEIEELLKQEKSPKPEWIKYCKVCGYKEMCWV, from the coding sequence ATGGAAGTTAATGGAACTCTAATCTGGTATTATACCATCTGCAAGAGAGAGGCTTGGCTTATTGGACATAGGATAGTTCCAGATCAGAAGGATAACAGAATAATGATGGGAAGACATATTCACAAATACTTCTTCTCAAGAGAAAAAGCAAAAGAAGTTTTGATTGACAATACTATCAAAGTTGACCTAGTCAAAGGAAGGCGTTTGATTGTTGAGATAAAAAAGAGTTCCAAATTCATAGACAGCACACGGTGGCAACTACTCTTCTACCTTTACTACCTAAAACACAAAAAAGGAGTTGTGATGGAAGGAGAAATTAGCATTCCTGATGAGAAAAAGAGAGTATTAGTAAGACTCTCCGAAGAAAGTGAAAAAGAGATTGAAAAGATAATAGGCGAGATTGAGGAGCTACTCAAGCAAGAAAAATCACCGAAGCCCGAGTGGATAAAATACTGTAAAGTTTGCGGATACAAGGAGATGTGCTGGGTTTAA